A genomic segment from Triticum dicoccoides isolate Atlit2015 ecotype Zavitan chromosome 1A, WEW_v2.0, whole genome shotgun sequence encodes:
- the LOC119322065 gene encoding LOW QUALITY PROTEIN: protodermal factor 1-like (The sequence of the model RefSeq protein was modified relative to this genomic sequence to represent the inferred CDS: inserted 1 base in 1 codon; substituted 1 base at 1 genomic stop codon), protein MGAQRTLLASFLLAALATQAFVAISARTGPMDKASQDDVKRPDCVPSLVPHNFPGHGGTTVPLPSHGGSSGTPPYHGGSGSTPSHSGSGSLPDSSHGGYGTPPSHGGSGSLPDLSHSGEGYRSTPDAPSHGGGAYGSSPTPSHDGPTSLSHXRVGPVTXPLVFARSSYWRTHPMQTWSALGSWPGSVSHFFGAAGGPSVSIKDALANTRTDGAGALLREGTPALLNSMTRPGFAYTTQQVRDVFAAAAAGGFDSAAAAQAAAFKKANEGKKA, encoded by the exons ATGGGGGCGCAGAGAACTCTCCTCGCGAGCTTCCTGCTCGCCGCGTTGGCCACCCAGGCCTTCGTCGCCATCTCGGCCAGGACCGGCCCGATGGACAAGGCAAGCCAAG ATGACGTGAAGAGGCCGGACTGCGTGCCGTCGCTCGTCCCGCACAACTTCCCCGGCCACGGGGGCACCACCGTGCCGCTTCCCTCGCACGGAGGCTCCTCCGGCACGCCGCCTTACCACGGCGGCTCCGGCTCGACTCCGTCGCACAGCGGCTCCGGCTCGTTGCCTGACTCGTCGCATGGCGGGTACGGGACGCCGCCTTCGCACGGCGGCTCTGGTTCGTTGCCTGACCTGTCGCACAGCGGAGAAGGTTACAGGTCCACTCCGGACGCGCCATCCCATGGCGGAGGCGCATACGGGAGCTCACCCACACCTTCCCACGACGGGCCTACGAGTTTAAGTCACTGACGTGTTGGGCCCGTGA CTCCACTTGTTTTTGCACGTAGCAGCTACTGGAGGACGCACCCCATGCAGACCTGGTCGGCGCTGGGGAGCTGGCCGGGCTCGGTGAGCCACTTCTTCGGTGCCGCCGGCGGCCCGAGCGTGAGCATCAAGGACGCGCTGGCGAACACGAGGACCGACGGCGCCGGTGCACTGCTGCGTGAGGGCACCCCAGCGCTGCTCAACTCCATGACCCGCCCGGGGTTCGCCTACACCACCCAGCAGGTGAGGGACGTATTCGCGGCGGCCGCGGCTGGTGGCTTCGACAGTGccgcggcggcgcaggcggcggcgttCAAGAAGGCCAACGAGGGGAAGAAGGCATAG